Within the Indicator indicator isolate 239-I01 chromosome 1, UM_Iind_1.1, whole genome shotgun sequence genome, the region tttgttggggtttttggtgtgtgttttgttttttttttttttcctttacagagCATGCAGAATGCAATGCAGAATTTCTGCAATGTGTAATACATAGTTTGGCAAAACTGATACTTTCCCTTCTATCAAAATTGATATTCCTAATCTCTTAGAAATTCTATTCCAGATCAAACTCAGGaattaattctatgatttgtttgTGGAGGTTTTGGATTACATCACATATTCAAAACATAATGATTATTCTGAGGCATTGGAGGGGATGTGCTAGCAAGCAAAGGgatttaaaaatctgaaaggaTTTGATTCCACTGCTTTTGACTAATGTAGGCTATACTAACAGTGTTTTGAGTGGAATTTGTGGACAGCTAAGTGTTGATGTCTGTCACAAGGGGGAGCCCATTTTCCATGAATGCAACCAAGAATTTGAGTTAAAATGATTAAGGGGCtaaacccaaacatttccagTGAGGTGTGTGTACCTGCCACAGCTACACTAGGCTGCCTTGCTGCTTAAACAAAGAGGAAGTGTTCTGTGGAGGCTTTAAATCAGTGATCCGTGCATAAACCAATCTGTGGCAGGTGAACAATTTTGAATGATCCAAGTTAAAATAAGGGCAGAAACATTGAACACCCTTAACCTTGAATGTTTTGTTCTAGGTCGATCATATTGTGTGTGCTCTCCAAGAATGCTGAATCAGTGTCTTGAGTCATTGGTGCAAAAAGTGCAAAGTGGAGTAGTAATAAATTTTGAAAAAGCCGGACCAGATCCCTCACCAATTGATGGTACTTGAAATTTTTTACACTGTGCTACCAAATGACAGGGATATGACTATCGGTATAATTAAGTGAACTTAATGTAATAGTTgccaaaacaaaaggaaagctaCTGCAATTTAAAAGGCATCATCACATAAAGGACCTGCCATGTCTGAAATGCTGTTGTACTCTTTCAAAATGCTGGCTATAGCTGCTaggggatgtgtaaaacctctGCATTTGGTTGTACTACTCAGGTAGTCTGAAATGCAGTTATTCATGTTGAACATAGTTAAATGCGTTAATGTGTTTTAAGCAGTAGTTTTCAACCAGCTAGAAATGTTAATAGCTTGCTATGGAAATACTGTGTGTTTATACACTTAGCCCTTTTTGCTTAACGTAGTAAAATGGCCGCAAATATGGCTGTGCAGCCTTAATTTCTTGTTCTATGTGGCTTAACTAGGCCCTTCTTAGGATGCTACTGGGAGgtgttggtgggattttttaatCGTGCTTTGCTACAATAAAGAGTTAGTCCAACAGTATTAGTTTTTTGTATCAGTTTTGTTGTTACTTTTTAATGCATGGAGAATTGAAGGTTATTTGGTAGTAAGGATGGTAGGAGAAAAACTGATTATTAAGAGCTCTAAATAATTGGCTTTCTCAGCTCTGATCCAGTATTTGTTCAATGCTTATTTGGTTTATCATAGTTTCTGAGTTTTTGCAGGAATGTTTATTGACAACTGTCTACTATTCACAAAAATAATACTAACTGCAGGAAGAGCTTCTCTAGGGGTGTAGTTTTTAAACTCTTTGCAGaagttgtttaatttttttttttgacttacAATGCTGTTTTGACTCAAAGCCTTTTTCTTTAGATGGACAGGTGGAAATATCTAGACCCTTTGGACCCCAACCTTGGCACAGCTGTCACAAACTTATTTACGTGAGACCAAACCCTAAAACTGGGGTTCCTATAGGTCATTGGCCTGTTCCTGAGTCCTTCTGGCCAGATCAAAATTCTCCAACACTGGTATGTACTGGAGTTTGATAAAGCAAAGGTTTTGTTCATGAGGGAATGTTCCAGGGTTTCCTGTTCACTGTTTTGTATCTTCAGATACATGCTCATTGTAGCTACTGTGAAAGCAGTATGACTGAAGAAGGAATGACATATATAAACCCTTGTGGCAGTTACCTCAGATAAATTACTGATAAGCAAATAATACTAAggggttttgcttttcagtagCTTTGAAGCATTGAGAAACTGCCTGTAACAGATTCTTTTTGTAGTGTTTCTTTTTGAACTCCTGAAATATCAAACCAGAAATAAGGTAACACTGGGATAACAGACTAGCAAATTCTATTGCCTTGATTAATTGAGATTAATAATTTTCCCAATTTTTGAATCATTGTGATAGTTCTGTCTTCATTCTAGCAACTGAAAGTAACATCATCTGTTCTTGTTCAGTTCAGCTGTACCTTCAAATTTTCTCAAGCACAGAGAGACTCACCTTGTTGTGTTAAGTACTACacacagaattaattttgttgtttagcctggagaaaaagataGGATActggaagaaacctcttcactgaaagggttctcaaacactggaacagactctccacagaggtggctgaatccctttccctggaggtgtttcaaagatgcagagatgtggtgctgagggacatggtttagcaccagggttggtggagttagataatGTTTAGACTCAATCCTAAAGGTCTTCTCCACcagaataattctgtgattgtgatatGACATTGCCTTTTTGGTCTGAGAACTAATTCTTAGtataatagatttttttttttgtatttttgctaATCTTTAGAAGTCATTAAAGAGGAAATAATGCAGTTGCATAACTTCCCTGCATTTCATGAtgattttaattgatttttttttttccaaattggAAATTAGTGTGCTGACTGGCAAACTTGCTGCACTTCTcataaattttatttcctttgtgaaCTAAAGACCTTTGAAATACAGGTTATTAAGGAGTAGCACAAGTATGAAAATTTAGTCATATTTACGAGTTTGGTATTCCTGGTATCCCATTCGTTGAAGGATGTGGGTAGAAGTAAATGTTCTAAAGCCATTTAATACCCAAAATGTATTGTGTGCTGGGTATTAAAAAGCTGCTCGTAACAACTGTCTATGGCATATCTACTTTCATTCATTGTATAGAGTCAGTACAGCTTGTCTGCTACTGCAGATCTTCATTGAGATTGCTAAAGCAGTTCATGCTAAGTAGAGTTGTTGAACTAAATCTGCTAAAACCATGAGGCTGACTTACCCAAATGGTATGAAGAAGCAATTCTTGTCAGTAGCATTTATAGCTCTGGTTACTGCTTAAAGCACTGGATTATTGCATGTGCAGCTAAATTCCTGTAACACACTGAACATTTCTATGCAATGTTGGGGAGCTAAGCTTTCTGATAGTGTTTCAAGGTTTTGTATTCCTTCTGAAAATAGTGTCAAAACTTAGCATATCTTTTCTACTTTAGAGTTTATagttaaatatttttgtcttcctCCCTGATCCATAGTGACATTGTCTCAAACAGTCCTTTCCCAACACCTTTTTAGTGTACTGTAGGTAATGATGCTGTCAAGGCTTTAAGTGTATAGGAAAGTCTGCTAATTACGTTGGCAGATCAACATGTAAGTGGCTGCTCCCACTGCACTGAGGTAAAAATAGTTCTGCTGTCTAGCCAAGGGTTATTTGACTTTGCAAGTCTTAGCATCCAACTTCTTTTgcagccttttttccccctagtaTAGCTACTTTATGAATTGTTAAAAAATGCCACCACAACTATTTATTGGAGGCATCTTTGAAGAGAATCACAGTTCCTTCAGTTGGTTGGGCTTCCTGTTCTGTGTGCACTTGGGCAGTACGCCTTCCTCAGAGTGGAGACACTTGAGGCAAGACCAGCTCTATGGGCAGACAACATTTGGGTGGTTCATCCTAAAAGGAAGAAGCTGGAGCTTATAAATGTGGAAACATTATTTTGAAGGTGAAGTTGTAGCAAAGTCCAAGAAACCCTGTGTTTCTCTAGTTCATGTTATGTATTTATTAGTTACCTTCTTCCAAAGAGAGTAAATGAGAGGAGGCTTCCCAGTTGAGCTCTTCCCCAGATTTTAGTGGCcttggagaaggctcagggtAAGTATAAAAGTTTATATTCCTCTCCTGAAATGCAGGTCAAATtttcatcacaaaaaaaaaaaaaatcagccttcCCTTTCAGCAGATTTCAAATATGTTTTTAACTTATATTTGAAACTCAAGACCTTTCCCCTGTGCTTAAAAAACTAAAAACTGAACATTTAAATTGCTTTAATTGAAGTAATTTTTCATGGGCCTGGTTAAAATGTGTGttcttttaaagctttttttttctgaattcatGCTTCTCCTGGTCATAATTCAGTTTGAATTTTGTAACTGTTAAATTTGCCACAAAGGAAAAGTGCTGGAGGAAGTCAAATGCAGAATTACAGTACCTGCTTCTGTGGGGTATTAAAACGGGCAGGCTTCACAGTAGCATGgaagactttttattttttttttttcctattgggATTTACTTCCATTTGCAAAGTGTTTTTGTGTATATGCAAGGAGTTTTACTTCCATGTGTTTTAATCTTAGTAGGTAAAACAATTGATGTTTATTTAGGAAATAAGAATCCTTCAGATTTTAAGACTGTGCTAACAACATGAATTAATTGCTCTAGGACACGCTAACAATAAGTATAAAACCTGTATTGAAGAGACTCCTTTAAATACATCTGTTTTCAAAGAACCTGTATTACTTTATTTGTTATAGCACAATTGAATTTTGACTGTTATGCAGACTTACTAACAGTGGAATGCTTACGTTTAGCCACCCCGCACATCTCATCCTGTGGTGAAATTTTCCTGTACTGACTGTGAGCCGATGGTCATTGACAAACTGCCTTTTGATAAGTATGAGTTAGAACCTTCACCGCTGACCCAGTTTATCCTGGAAAGAAAATCCCCTCAGACCTGCTGGCAGGCAAGTACACAGTGCATGCTGATTGAGGTTATTTATAgaatgctgggtttttttgagactTGATTCTGTAATCAAAATAGGATGTAAAATTTCAGCACAGGATATGTTGGCTTTGCGTATAATGTAACGTGTTTTATTGCAGGTATATGTGAGCAATAGTGCAAAATACAGTGAACTTGGTCATCCTTTTGGTTACTTGAAAGCAAGTACAGCGCTGAATTGTGTGAATTTATTTGTGATGCCTTACAATTATCCAGTCCTCCTTCCACTGCTAggtaaatataaatattttcttaagtGGTAAACAATTGAAAAACTGATCTCATCTAAATAGATTACTGCAGTTAATGCCAGTGTTACCACACAGCTGTATAAAGGTAGAATGTTGATGTATTTGTCATCTGTAACTTGTTTTACTTGTTGCCTATGGGCTGACCTTCACAACTCAGTCTTACCATGTAAGATGACGTAAACATCGTTCTTTCAGATATGCTTTGGTCTTCTTTCATTATTTTCGGAGCCATTTTTCCTAATCTGTTGTTTTAATTGCCGATTCAGTTTGATAAATAATTGATTGGCTTCCATCATTTGGCTGCAGCATTTATCTTGTGTGCATATATTTAGTTTAGTCATGTATGTGTTAACATACGTTAATTTAAGCATTGAGGAATTGATGTTTCTTTGAGAGTTTCTATTATTAGGAAAAACGATGTAATGCCTTTCGTTTTGTTTCATCTCTCTGTAACCATCAGATGATTTGTTTAAAGTACACAAGGCAAAGCCTACATTGAAATGGCGGCAGTCATTTGAAAGCTATTTGAAGACAATGCCTCCATATTATCTTGGGGTAAGATGACTTACTGTGTTAAaatttctgttttattcttttaactATTTATCTTTCCACTGTGGGTGTGTGtcaaatctgctgctgctattcatactgtgctgcagtcatgccagctacAAAAATGAAAGTACTGGCTGGAGCAAACTGTTATGGGGCTTgcagttcagattgtaacatgggaggcttcctgttctggttgctggtTCTGAGTTCTTTGGGTGTGTCTTTTTTGCTGGGATGGCAgtgggacaaggagggatgggggagtagtTTTCTGGATTGGGCTTTTGGCttggttgcttctgcttgctgctgctgctttgcattgTGCTTCTTTtgcaaacaggctaaggtaattacaCATTTTGTACTATGTTTATCTGATTTTGGTCAGTGAAGTCTATTCTTATCTCACTCTTTTGTGTCTCAATCTGGAGTTTGTGTGTTACTAttccctcacttctgttttGGGGAAAATAGACAGGTTAACCTACTGGTTCAATTTGAGCCATTTTCTTCTGATTTAAACCGTTATAGTGCATTCCCTATTTCAAGTAGAATATGCATTAGTTATGCATGTAGTTTAGCTATTCTTTCTATAATGATACCTACTGGTTTTGCTGGAGTTTTGTGGAAGACTTGAGACCTGAATGTTACAAAAATCTCATCAGCTGTGACTTGTGTATAGAAATGATATCTCTGTTAATAATTGATGCTGTATGCATGGAACAATGCtttaaagcaagaagaaaaaactgTTGCCctgaaaatctttttctttactGATTTTGAGGACCTTGGGTTCTATCTGAAATGGATACAGTTAGCTGAAGCATGTATACAACACTTACAAAGTTAAATCTGACTATACGATATAATTTGTTTCAGCCTTTGAAGAAAGCTGTGAGAATGATGGGAGCACCAAACCTTATAGCTGACAATGTGGAATATGGACTTAGTTACAGTGTCATTTCATATCTCAAAAAGTTGAGTCAGCAGGTAATGTTGAAGCAAAAGAGCAGTAAAAACTAATATCAGGATGATTAAGTTGAATAGctttgaagaaaaaagagaggagaaagatcAAATTAATACATTCCCATATGCAATTAGCAAAAAAGGTATTTTGGTATTCTGAATTGAAAGAAAATTTAACATTTAAATGTAGACTTTATAGAGTGTACTATAAAGGTAGATATGGAGATATAAGCTGAGATAATTTTTTAAGAAGCATTTTAACTTGTACAGACAGTAACATACTTTTGttcaaaagaaaacatattGTCTTACTTTCAGTATTAAAGATGTTCTAGCATAatttcagaaaacagatttgTGCTTTGTGCATTTGAATCAGGAAGTGTACTTTATATGGCTTGTGAAAAGAAATGGCAGGAGTTCCGTTAATATAAACTGGCATGATTCAGAATCTCTAATAAGGATACAGATGTGGCAAAGGACTTCCTGAATTCATTGTCTGTTTGGAATAGTGCCTGTGTCTTTGAGTAGTCTCCTGCACCAGTTAAAGCgtttctgccctgctcctccactTCATTTTATTGAACTGTGCATGTTAAGCTTTCTTGTTAAGACCATAATGCTTAAGATCATGAAGTAGGCTTGCAACTTCAAGAAACAGTGCAAATACTTGTTACTTAGCTAATGAGTTCTTATGGACTTTTTCTTAAAACATTAATATAAATGATTATTTGATGAGGCAAACCTCTTGAAGTTTACAGTATATCCTATTCAGTCATAGTCAGATTGCTCAGTATACTGTGAACTGATCACTCAACCTTAGTATTTTAGGTATCTTAGACTTCTAAAATGATGATATGCACTGCAAATTGTACTTAAAGCTTTTATGAAAAGCACTGCCAGTAAAGGCTTGGTATTCTTAGTAAGTGCATCTTCAGATTTTGAGTAGTTTATAAATTTATGTGAGACTGCAAAACCAGCATTGGCAGGTATATTACTAAATTGCTTTTGGCTCTTTGTTCAACTGTGTTCTGCCAAAGAGCTGTCATTTGTGAACATGTTTAATTTTGGTAGAAATCTAACATATAATAGCAGGGGTTAGGTCTGTCTAGTCAAACAGAATTGGATATTATCATGTACTTCATATTTATTCATGTTATGAATATTTGTATAGAGCTTTGAAAAAAGTTGCTACTATTGTGTGACTGATCCCAACTATAGTTGTGGGAAAATCAGTCTGTTGAGAGTTGCAGTGTTTAGTTGTTATTGTAGAAAACAGTCTGCGTGAATACAGACAGATTAGAGATTTGCTAGTCAAATTATGGcattttatgaaaataaaagcattgcATGCATATTGGTGCTTAGATACCATAAtgggcagcagaggagaaatATGCAGAAGACCTAGGCACAAACTGTTCACTATATTTACAATTGTAGTAAGCATTAAGTGGTTATTTATTAAGCACTCCTTAAGCACTCATCCTGGTTATGGTCGTCATAGTGTATTAGCACATTGTTGAATCTTCTAGCTAGGAATTTAAAATGAATAAGTCTGACTAATCCTTTTAAGAGCATATtgtcaattttatttatttatttatttcaaattaaGGCCAAAATAGAGTCCGATAGAGTCATTGGCTCTGTAGGCAAAAAGGTAGCGCAAGAGACTGGAATTAAGGTCAGAAGCAGATCACACAACCTGTCTATGGCACATAGGAACGATTTTCAACATCTGCTACAGGGGATTACTGGGGAAATTCCTCATAGACCTCTAGACCTCAATATGAAGGAGTATGCTGGGTTCCAAATAGCTTTGCTGAATAAGGTAAGCACCATTGTGTGTAATGTTGTTATTTTCAATATACTTCCATTGAAATGCTAGATATTGTTTCATACATGGTATTAACTGGAACTTTATTTACTGGAACCATAGGATCTGAAACCTCAGACTTTTAGAAATGCTTTTGACATACCCAGAAGAAATCTTCTGGATCAGTTAACACGAATGAGATCTAATTTACTGAAGAGTACTCGCAAGTTCCTCAAAGGACAAGATGAAGGTTAGATAACAGTTTATCTTTGTCTATCCATGATACAATTACTACTGAAATAAAGATTATAACAATGGTATAGTCCTTTAAAACTTAGTGGATGTCTGATACTGCCACTAATCTATGTGCTTTtagagtttatttttattttttaattaaatattttattggaagaaaaaaattatggaGATAAAGAAGATTGCAGATGACTGTGCTCTGTCCTTTAGTCTCTATTAGGAGACTTGGGATTTTACATAAGAGTCTTTGTTcactgttttttcccccctacaaCTTTCGTGATGTATCTGAGAAAAGCCACAGGGCAGCTCTGAATGCTGTGATTGTGAGCAGTGGATAATGAAGCTTACTCACTGGGATGTTGGCAGTGCAATTCCTTTGCCCTTTAGGGCAATAACAAGTACATTGCTACTTCTGGCACTGCTTTTTGGCATCTATCAGAAGATGATGAAGTGGAGAAAATGAGAAGGGCAATAGAAGTGAAAGTTTGTTCTGTTAGTTCTGCTGCTACTTAGGTCAGATTAACATCTGTGATCAAGTGATCATACAATGTGAAATGCATAGAAGTTGCTCTTTGGGGAGGGGGCTAAGCCTCATAAAAACTAGATGttagattattttatttctgctaGAGTATATTTTGCTTGATCAAAGGCTTGGCAACTTCAACTAAAGCCAGGACTTACAAATTTTAAGATTTTGTTGATTCTAGTGATCAAAAATCACCATTGCTTTGGGAAAGTGCTTGTCTCAAGAATTGAATTTTGGGTGGCTAAAGTACTGACTAGTTATGTCACAGGTGTGTGCAATCTGGCATTACAACTTCTCATTGAAGTATCTTTTGTTTGTAGTAatgttttagttattttttCCCAGTCTGTTTTTTCACGCATCTACTCTGTTGAAAAGTCATGGAACACATTTGAAAACTAACATCCATGCATGACAATTACTGCTTATATCCCTTTTCTAATGTACACAAACCCACCTACTGATTCATTTAAGCAGGTTTCCTGTACTCAGTACATGATGTTATAAATATCAGTTAGGCAACAATAGTGGTGAGTCTTGTACATCTGTTGTTAATGCACTTGATAAAAGACTGAAAACTGACAGTGTGAAGTGGTTATTGACTAAATTCTCAATGTGAGCAGTACTGTTTATTAATAAACCTTTCTGTTATGGTAGATCAAGTTCACAGTGTACCTATAGCACAAATGGGAAACTACCAGGAGTATCTAAAACAAATACCTTCTCCGCTCCGAGAGCTTGATCCTGATCAACCCCGAAGGCTTCATACTTTTGGCAATCCGTTCAAACTGGACAAAAAGGTGACTTACCTGTAAAGCTTTTTCTAAATGTGGTGTTGTGAGTGTGTGTGCTGCTTAATTAGACCATTCAGAGCAATGTGTTGGAGAAACTTCCAAGTATTTGGAAAATTATTGCTTACAAAAAAGCATCTCAGATGGGTTTTCCATCACTAGTATCCTATGAAGGGTATTCTTTATCAAAAAATCAGTACTATGTCTCAGAATTGTATTACAAATGAAATGCTTTTGTTGCTGTAGTGCAGATAATACCCAGTGCTGTCTCCTTTACCAAAATTCTCCCATAAAAGGTTTCTTGTCATGTTAAGAGTGTGTACCCTCCCTTTTGTCCAAATATGTCTTGGAGTTGACCAAATTACCAATATCCTGTAGAGCTTTTCTTTGAAATGTTTGAGTTGTTTTGCAATTACTGAAAAAGAAGTTTGACAGCGCACTCAGTGGTCCTACTTAGCATCCTGTTGGATGAGGGCCTTAAGCATGTTGATTTAGTCCAGGAAGGATTGACGTTTGGGAATTCAGTGCATAAATAGCATGTTGTACATGGTTGCCTTCTACATGGTAAACATCATCATAACATCAAAGCATTTGTGGTGTTTTATATTATGTGGTGGTTGGCGTGAAGTTTTTGATTTCTCCCCATTATATTAATTACAGGGAATGATGATAGATGAAGCAGATGAATTTGTGTCAGGACCTCAAAATAAGCATAAAAGACCAGGAGAACCAAATATGCAAGGGATTCCGAAAAGACGACGTTGTATGTCCCCCCTGCTCAGAGGCCGACCTCAAACTCCTCCGATTGTGAACAACCACATTGGAGGAAAAGGGCCACCCACACCAATCATGCAAGCACAGCCTGACCTTGTTAAACCTATTCCCATTCACAAAAGTAAGTCAATCGTCATCTGTAGAgagtttgctttttaatttatgccaaaaaaacccttctTTATGTAGAAATACTACTGGGTGTCGAATGTAGCAACTTTACATCTCATTTTtgaaaatgaagtattttagTGTGCACTTGAGGATAATTATGGAAAGAATTAAATGTAGTCCATCATACAGAAACGTTTCATATGAGTTTCCCAATATAAACAATGTATTTCCTGGATTAAATGAGGAGACCTGTAAAAAGTTAGAAGGATGTTCTTCCTTTGGGAATTCAGGTACTCCAGAAGTACCACAACATCATAACATGAAGTTAATTTGAATTTTGCTGTAGTGCAGTGAATTCACTTTTCTTATCAAGGATCTGAAGTGCTGTGTGACAGTCTGTTCATCACTATAGTAAACTTTGCCAGCTCAATTTAATGAGGAAAGGCAAGCATGTCATGAAAGCATATTTTGAAGGTGCCTTTTCTTTTGTCGGTAATCCATACA harbors:
- the INTS6 gene encoding integrator complex subunit 6, which produces MPILLFLIDTSASMNQRTHLGTTYLDIAKGAVETFMKLRARDPASRGDRYMLVTFEEPPYAIKAGWKENHATFMNELKNLQAEGLTTLGQSLRTAFDLLNLNRLVTGIDNYGQGRNPFFLEPAIIITVTDGSKLTTTSGIQEELHLPLNSPLPGSELTKEPFRWDQRLFALVLRLPGITAPESEQMTGVPVDDSAITPMCEVTGGRSYCVCSPRMLNQCLESLVQKVQSGVVINFEKAGPDPSPIDDGQVEISRPFGPQPWHSCHKLIYVRPNPKTGVPIGHWPVPESFWPDQNSPTLPPRTSHPVVKFSCTDCEPMVIDKLPFDKYELEPSPLTQFILERKSPQTCWQVYVSNSAKYSELGHPFGYLKASTALNCVNLFVMPYNYPVLLPLLDDLFKVHKAKPTLKWRQSFESYLKTMPPYYLGPLKKAVRMMGAPNLIADNVEYGLSYSVISYLKKLSQQAKIESDRVIGSVGKKVAQETGIKVRSRSHNLSMAHRNDFQHLLQGITGEIPHRPLDLNMKEYAGFQIALLNKDLKPQTFRNAFDIPRRNLLDQLTRMRSNLLKSTRKFLKGQDEDQVHSVPIAQMGNYQEYLKQIPSPLRELDPDQPRRLHTFGNPFKLDKKGMMIDEADEFVSGPQNKHKRPGEPNMQGIPKRRRCMSPLLRGRPQTPPIVNNHIGGKGPPTPIMQAQPDLVKPIPIHKTSDTNNEVTGDDVVENHVADPLSPGVFPNTVDSEFSMPSSPFNSLARPAAHTDNAGHEHLGNNLNVDGFMENHEESGSKEQSTEENLPVSSPSKRKKTAPCRSSREINTELRAQIMKEIRKPGRKYERIFFLLKHVQGSLQTRLIFLQNVIKEASRFKKRMLIEQLESFLEEIHRRSNQVNHINSS